A stretch of the Mesorhizobium huakuii genome encodes the following:
- a CDS encoding caspase family protein, giving the protein MCAAFAAAIMLCLCMLVPAQAEEPKALKGIALIIGQSDYKHVGKLPNPENDARAIEEMFDKLGFETTVATNRDARKLRRDLEGFVDDAEGADVAVIYYSGHGIEAGGENFLVPVDADISALEDAGEKLVPLSSIVTELKAKVPVTIVLLDACRNDPFPPGTLLKLAPEDEGKPIGTGGLGETRSVVALKSSAPANDSADDSLGQVIGFAAEPGKVALDGPADGNSPYAAAILRHIDMMGGEEFGTVLRMIGEEVYLKTNGQQRPWVNESLRRLLYFGTPAEAPKGDEGDILTERRRLLLTISALPDPERRQIETISRDGGVPMDALYAMLKTLGADTPKDPAELDKLLRGQTERLKQVLAEQAALKSQDPEIVRLSKLADQAVREGALDAARKFHEQAKARVGELSNTVDKAEADLKARRLEFAEVFGNSAKTYEISFKFQEAAQDYGKAYEQAEKWDDEDAWFYKAAEANALSQQGAFSGDNAFLAQAVAAYEKSLTYVSPEKNPRQWAATQNNLATTLSTLGEREAGRDNLDKAAAAFEQALTVYTRAAYPDDWASTSGNLGTVYWRLGQRETGTALLDKAVATFRAALEVQGSKKVPLEWAATQNNLGIVLSELGERETASDSFRAAIEAHRAALTEYSRERVPLDWALSEVNLGAALFRLGAREKDVATLEQSVAAYQSATEEMTRERAPAQWATIQNNMSSALETIGEINGDIPTLQHAREAAEAALTVWTREHAPASWANGQLTLGNALQRLGVKQDDTATLLKSVSAYEAALSEYPREKLPLDWASLQQNLGSAYASLGDRDTGIDYLQKSATAYRSASEVYTATAAPTEFASIEHSLGGTLSTWGDRAGDRVVLEQAVAAYDAALTVRTKDNAPKDWAKTQYRLGAALSMLGKSSDGPTEALERSATAYRAALEVQTRDSDPDAWAATQWGAWPCASGAGRPRAGRRRFQAVGDGA; this is encoded by the coding sequence ATGTGCGCGGCGTTTGCCGCGGCGATCATGCTGTGCCTCTGTATGCTGGTCCCGGCTCAAGCCGAGGAGCCCAAAGCGCTGAAAGGTATCGCGCTCATCATCGGCCAGTCCGACTACAAGCATGTCGGCAAACTGCCCAATCCCGAAAACGACGCCCGCGCCATCGAGGAAATGTTCGACAAGCTCGGCTTCGAAACAACCGTGGCCACCAACCGCGACGCCCGCAAATTGCGGCGCGATCTCGAAGGCTTCGTCGACGACGCCGAGGGCGCTGACGTCGCCGTCATCTATTATTCCGGTCACGGCATCGAGGCCGGAGGCGAGAATTTCCTGGTCCCTGTCGATGCCGATATCTCGGCGCTCGAAGATGCCGGTGAGAAGCTGGTGCCGCTGTCATCGATCGTGACCGAACTCAAGGCCAAGGTGCCGGTTACGATCGTGCTGCTCGATGCCTGCCGCAACGATCCATTCCCGCCGGGCACGCTGCTGAAACTGGCGCCGGAGGACGAGGGCAAGCCGATCGGCACCGGCGGTCTTGGTGAGACGCGCAGCGTCGTGGCGCTGAAGAGCAGCGCGCCGGCCAACGACTCGGCCGACGACAGCCTTGGCCAGGTCATCGGCTTTGCCGCCGAGCCCGGCAAGGTGGCGCTCGATGGTCCGGCCGATGGCAACAGCCCCTACGCGGCGGCGATCCTGCGCCACATCGACATGATGGGCGGCGAGGAATTCGGCACCGTGCTGCGCATGATCGGCGAAGAGGTCTATCTCAAGACCAACGGCCAGCAGCGGCCATGGGTCAATGAGAGCCTGCGCCGGCTGCTCTATTTCGGCACGCCGGCCGAAGCCCCGAAAGGCGATGAAGGCGACATCCTCACCGAGCGCCGCCGGCTGCTGCTCACCATTTCAGCGCTGCCCGACCCTGAACGCCGCCAGATCGAAACCATCTCGCGCGACGGTGGCGTGCCGATGGATGCGCTCTACGCCATGTTGAAGACACTCGGCGCCGACACGCCGAAGGACCCGGCCGAACTCGATAAATTGCTGCGCGGCCAGACCGAGCGGCTGAAGCAGGTTCTGGCCGAGCAGGCGGCGCTGAAGAGCCAGGACCCGGAGATCGTCCGCCTGTCCAAACTGGCCGACCAGGCGGTGCGCGAGGGCGCGCTCGATGCCGCCCGGAAATTCCACGAACAGGCCAAGGCGCGCGTCGGTGAATTGTCAAATACTGTCGACAAGGCCGAAGCCGATCTCAAGGCGCGCCGGCTGGAATTCGCCGAGGTGTTTGGCAACAGCGCAAAAACCTACGAAATCTCTTTCAAGTTTCAGGAGGCGGCCCAGGATTACGGCAAGGCTTACGAGCAGGCCGAGAAATGGGACGATGAGGACGCCTGGTTCTACAAGGCGGCTGAGGCCAACGCGCTCTCCCAGCAAGGCGCCTTCTCCGGCGACAATGCATTTCTGGCGCAAGCGGTCGCGGCCTATGAAAAGAGCCTGACCTATGTGTCGCCCGAGAAAAATCCACGGCAATGGGCGGCCACCCAGAACAACCTCGCCACGACGCTCTCGACGCTGGGCGAGCGCGAGGCCGGCCGCGACAACCTCGACAAGGCGGCGGCCGCCTTCGAACAGGCCCTGACGGTCTATACGCGCGCGGCCTATCCGGATGACTGGGCGTCGACGTCAGGTAATCTCGGCACCGTCTACTGGCGGCTTGGCCAGCGCGAGACCGGCACGGCGCTGCTCGACAAGGCGGTTGCCACCTTCCGCGCCGCGCTCGAGGTGCAGGGCTCGAAAAAAGTGCCGCTGGAATGGGCGGCAACGCAGAACAATCTCGGCATCGTGCTGTCTGAACTCGGCGAGCGTGAGACGGCCAGCGACAGCTTTCGCGCTGCCATCGAGGCGCATCGCGCTGCCCTGACCGAATATAGCCGCGAGCGCGTGCCGCTCGACTGGGCGTTGAGCGAGGTCAATCTCGGTGCTGCGCTGTTTCGCCTCGGCGCGCGCGAGAAGGATGTCGCGACGCTGGAGCAATCTGTCGCCGCCTACCAGTCGGCGACGGAGGAAATGACCAGGGAGCGCGCTCCGGCGCAATGGGCGACCATTCAGAACAATATGAGTTCGGCGCTGGAAACGATCGGCGAGATCAATGGCGACATCCCGACGCTGCAGCATGCGCGCGAAGCGGCCGAAGCAGCGCTCACCGTGTGGACGCGCGAGCATGCGCCGGCAAGCTGGGCCAACGGCCAGCTGACGCTCGGCAACGCCTTGCAGCGCCTCGGCGTGAAACAGGACGACACCGCGACACTGCTCAAGTCGGTGTCCGCCTATGAGGCAGCACTCTCGGAATATCCGCGCGAAAAGCTGCCGCTCGACTGGGCCTCGCTGCAGCAGAATCTCGGCTCGGCCTATGCCTCGCTCGGCGATCGCGACACCGGAATCGACTATCTGCAGAAGTCGGCAACCGCGTATCGCAGCGCATCGGAAGTTTACACGGCTACGGCCGCGCCCACGGAGTTCGCTTCCATCGAGCACAGTCTCGGCGGCACGCTGTCGACCTGGGGCGATCGCGCCGGCGACAGAGTGGTGCTCGAACAGGCGGTCGCCGCCTACGATGCCGCGCTCACCGTACGGACCAAGGACAATGCCCCGAAGGATTGGGCAAAGACGCAGTATCGGCTGGGCGCTGCGCTTTCGATGCTTGGCAAATCCAGCGACGGCCCGACCGAAGCGCTCGAACGCTCCGCGACGGCCTATCGTGCGGCGCTTGAAGTGCAGACCCGCGACAGCGATCCCGATGCCTGGGCAGCGACGCAATGGGGGGCTTGGCCATGTGCTTCTGGTGCTGGGAGACCGCGTGCAGGACGGCGACGATTTCAAGCAGTCGGTGACGGCGCTTGA
- a CDS encoding alpha/beta fold hydrolase, whose product MTIAQKTLETSHGKIAVRETGGKGTAVLLVHGNSSSSAVFRNQLESPLGERYRIIAADLPGHGASGDAIDPDRSYSMEGYADAMTEVLGLLGVSKAIVFGWSLGGHIGLEMIDRFPGLLGLMITGTPPVAPEEVGNGFKPSPHMHLAGQETFSAADVEAYARSTCGEPFEPFLIDTVARTDGRARRLMFEKFAAGTGRNQREIVAGKTPPIAVLNGIDEPFVNTDFVAAVKFSNLWEGKAHLLDRSGHAPFWDSPDRFDPIFARFLASVDKS is encoded by the coding sequence ATGACGATCGCGCAGAAGACCCTTGAAACCAGCCACGGCAAGATCGCCGTTCGCGAGACCGGCGGCAAAGGCACCGCCGTGCTGCTGGTCCACGGCAATTCGTCTTCAAGTGCCGTTTTCCGCAACCAGCTCGAGAGCCCGCTGGGCGAGCGCTACCGCATCATTGCTGCCGATCTGCCGGGGCATGGGGCATCAGGCGATGCGATCGATCCGGACCGCTCCTACAGCATGGAGGGCTATGCCGATGCGATGACTGAAGTGTTAGGCCTGCTTGGTGTCAGCAAGGCCATCGTTTTTGGCTGGTCGCTTGGCGGCCATATCGGATTGGAGATGATCGACCGCTTTCCAGGCCTGCTCGGCCTGATGATTACAGGCACCCCGCCGGTGGCGCCTGAGGAAGTCGGCAACGGCTTCAAGCCGAGCCCGCATATGCACCTTGCCGGGCAGGAGACCTTTAGCGCCGCCGATGTCGAGGCCTATGCGCGCAGCACCTGCGGCGAGCCGTTCGAGCCGTTCCTCATCGACACGGTCGCGCGCACCGACGGACGGGCGCGACGCCTGATGTTCGAAAAATTCGCGGCCGGCACCGGCCGCAACCAGCGCGAAATCGTCGCCGGCAAGACGCCGCCGATCGCCGTGCTGAACGGCATCGACGAACCCTTCGTCAACACCGATTTCGTCGCGGCGGTGAAGTTTTCCAACCTTTGGGAAGGCAAGGCGCATCTGCTCGACAGATCGGGCCATGCACCGTTCTGGGATTCGCCCGACCGTTTTGATCCGATCTTCGCTCGCTTCCTGGCAAGCGTCGACAAAAGCTAG
- a CDS encoding SDR family NAD(P)-dependent oxidoreductase encodes MTDFTPKFDLAGKVVLVTGASRGIGRACALACAGSGADMIVGVRNKADGAELVAEIERIGRRALAVRMDATDLATVRKGVADAHAAFGRIDVLVNNVGLGPENLAENVTEEDFDLTVNVNLKGTFFTTQAVGKLMIAQKGGRIINISSQAGTVTLKGEAIYCMTKAAINHLTRCLAAEWAQHGIAVNSVAPTFIWTDGTRPSLAEPDFHAHVLGHIPLGRIGDPIDVAGTVVFLASPAASLITGANILVDGGWSVA; translated from the coding sequence ATGACGGACTTCACGCCAAAATTCGATCTGGCCGGCAAGGTGGTGCTGGTCACCGGCGCTTCGCGCGGCATTGGCCGCGCCTGTGCACTGGCTTGCGCCGGCTCCGGCGCCGACATGATCGTCGGCGTACGAAACAAGGCCGACGGCGCGGAGCTTGTCGCCGAGATCGAACGTATCGGCCGGCGGGCGCTTGCCGTGCGGATGGATGCGACCGATCTTGCCACGGTGCGCAAAGGTGTCGCCGACGCGCATGCCGCCTTCGGCCGCATCGACGTCCTGGTCAACAATGTCGGGCTCGGGCCGGAAAACCTGGCGGAGAACGTCACCGAGGAGGATTTCGACCTGACGGTGAACGTCAACCTCAAGGGCACGTTCTTCACCACCCAGGCGGTCGGAAAGCTGATGATCGCGCAAAAAGGCGGGCGCATCATCAACATCAGTTCTCAGGCCGGCACGGTGACGCTGAAGGGCGAGGCGATCTATTGCATGACCAAGGCGGCGATCAACCATCTGACGCGCTGCCTGGCCGCCGAGTGGGCGCAGCACGGGATCGCGGTCAACAGCGTGGCGCCGACCTTCATCTGGACCGATGGCACACGCCCCTCGCTCGCCGAACCGGATTTCCACGCGCATGTGCTCGGCCACATTCCGCTCGGACGCATTGGCGACCCGATCGATGTGGCGGGAACCGTGGTGTTCCTCGCCTCGCCGGCTGCGTCGCTGATCACCGGGGCGAATATTTTGGTCGACGGAGGCTGGTCGGTGGCTTAG
- a CDS encoding HD domain-containing protein has product MPSDLERRALAFATQAHESIDQRRKYTNEPYIVHPTAVAEIVRGVPHTDEMIAAAYLHDVVEDTPVTIAEIEVEFGRTVAELVGWLTDVSVPSDGNRAARKARDLAHTAAAPAQAKTIKLADLIDNTRTIERYDPGFWRVYRVEKIRLLEVLKQGNATLWRRAAEQCSMPSDSPAKS; this is encoded by the coding sequence TTGCCTAGCGATTTGGAGCGCCGTGCCCTTGCATTTGCCACCCAGGCGCATGAGTCGATCGACCAGCGGCGAAAATACACCAACGAACCCTATATTGTGCATCCCACCGCGGTCGCCGAGATCGTGCGTGGCGTGCCGCATACTGACGAAATGATCGCCGCGGCCTATCTGCACGATGTGGTGGAAGACACGCCGGTCACGATTGCCGAGATCGAAGTCGAATTCGGTCGCACGGTCGCCGAACTCGTCGGGTGGCTGACCGATGTGTCGGTGCCTTCCGACGGCAACCGTGCGGCACGCAAGGCCAGGGATTTGGCGCATACGGCAGCCGCGCCTGCGCAAGCCAAGACGATCAAGCTTGCCGATCTCATCGACAACACGCGCACCATTGAACGGTACGATCCCGGCTTCTGGCGCGTCTACCGCGTTGAAAAGATCCGACTGCTCGAGGTTCTGAAACAGGGCAATGCGACGCTGTGGCGGCGTGCCGCCGAACAATGTTCGATGCCGTCGGATAGTCCGGCAAAATCCTGA
- the metH gene encoding methionine synthase — translation MSQNSASLDDLFGPVAAKPDGSEVLAALTAAARERILILDGAMGTQIQGLGFDENQFRGEAFAGCACHQQGNNDLLILTQPQAIEEIHYQYAISGADILETNTFSSTSIAQADYGMEDVVYALNRDGARLVRRAARRAEQEDGKRRFVAGALGPTNRTASMSPDVNNPGYRAVTFDELRLAYGEQLRGLIDGGADIILIETIFDTLNAKAAIFACNEIFIEKGVHLPVMISGTITDLSGRTLSGQTPTAFWHSVRHANPFTIGLNCALGANAMRAHLAEISDTADTFVCAYPNAGLPNEFGRYDESPAFMAAQIEDFAREGLVNVVGGCCGSTPDHIRAIAEAVKKYPPRPIPEIERKMRLSGLEPFTLADEIPFVNVGERTNVTGSAKFRKLITAGDYVPALDVARDQVANGAQIIDINMDEGLIDSKKAMVDYLNLIAAEPDIARVPVMVDSSKWEIIEAGLKCVQGKPLVNSISMKEGEEAFLHHARLVRAYGAAVVVMAFDEAGQADTKARKVEICTRAYKLLTEEAGFPPEDIVFDPNVFAVATGIEEHDNYGVDFIEATGEITSTLPHVHISGGVSNLSFSFRGNEPVREAMHAVFLYHAIQRGMDMGIVNAGQLAVYDTIEPELREACEDVVLNRVPSAGGTATERMLEIAERFKGAAGKEAKERDLAWREWTVEQRISHALVNGITEFIDADTEEARLMAERPLHVIEGPLMAGMNVVGDLFGAGKMFLPQVVKSARVMKQAVAGLLPHMEAEKLANAANGIDNGERQTAGKILMATVKGDVHDIGKNIVGVVLACNNYEIIDLGVMVPPAKILQTAREQHVDIIGLSGLITPSLDEMVHMAAEMEREGFDIPLLIGGATTSRVHTAVKIHPRYARGQTVYVADASRAVGVVSALLSNDSKADYVETVRTEYKKVADAHARSEADKQRLPLAKARANAHKVDWLAYEPPKPSFTGVKVFENWDLTELSRYIDWTPFFQTWELKGRYPKILEDEVQGPAARQLFEDAQAMLKKIIAEKWFAPRGVVGFWPANAVGDDIRLFTDEGRSQELATFFTLRQQLTKRDGKANVALSDFVAPTESGKPDYIGGFIVTAGIEEVAISERFERANDDYSSIMVKALADRFAEAFAERMHEKVRKEFWGYAADEKLAPDELIGEPYRGIRPAPGYPAQPDHTEKATLFRLLDGERNAGVSLTESYAMWPGSSVSGIYLAHPESYYFGVAKVERDQVEDYARRKDMPVTEVERWLGPILNYVPAQYAEAAEWRREALSSHPAAMARRDVSISAFALAARL, via the coding sequence ATGTCGCAGAATTCTGCATCGCTGGATGACCTGTTCGGCCCTGTCGCGGCCAAGCCCGACGGCTCGGAAGTGCTCGCGGCGCTGACCGCGGCGGCACGCGAGCGCATTCTCATTCTTGACGGCGCCATGGGCACGCAGATCCAGGGGCTTGGCTTCGACGAGAACCAGTTCCGCGGCGAGGCCTTTGCCGGCTGCGCCTGCCATCAGCAGGGCAACAACGACCTGCTGATCCTGACGCAGCCGCAAGCGATCGAGGAGATCCACTACCAGTACGCGATATCAGGCGCGGATATTCTCGAGACCAACACCTTCTCGTCGACCTCGATCGCCCAGGCCGATTATGGCATGGAGGATGTCGTCTATGCGCTGAACCGCGACGGCGCGCGACTGGTGCGCCGGGCGGCGAGGCGGGCTGAGCAGGAAGACGGCAAGCGCCGCTTCGTCGCCGGCGCGCTGGGGCCAACCAACCGGACTGCCTCGATGTCGCCCGACGTCAACAATCCCGGCTATCGCGCGGTGACCTTCGACGAATTGCGGCTTGCCTATGGCGAGCAGCTGCGCGGGCTGATCGACGGCGGCGCCGACATCATCCTGATCGAGACCATCTTCGACACGCTGAACGCCAAGGCGGCGATCTTCGCTTGCAACGAGATCTTCATCGAGAAGGGCGTGCATCTGCCGGTGATGATTTCGGGCACCATCACCGACCTTTCCGGCCGCACGCTGTCGGGCCAGACGCCGACGGCGTTCTGGCATTCGGTGCGCCATGCCAATCCCTTCACCATCGGCCTCAACTGCGCGCTCGGCGCCAACGCCATGCGCGCGCACCTGGCCGAAATATCTGATACCGCGGACACCTTCGTCTGCGCCTATCCGAATGCCGGCCTGCCCAATGAATTCGGCAGGTATGACGAGAGCCCGGCCTTCATGGCTGCGCAGATCGAGGACTTTGCCAGGGAAGGGCTGGTCAATGTCGTCGGCGGTTGCTGCGGCTCGACGCCGGACCATATCCGCGCCATCGCCGAGGCGGTGAAGAAATATCCGCCACGACCCATACCAGAGATCGAGCGCAAGATGCGCCTGTCCGGGCTGGAGCCGTTCACGCTTGCGGACGAGATCCCCTTCGTCAATGTCGGCGAGCGCACCAACGTCACCGGCTCTGCCAAGTTCAGGAAGCTGATCACGGCGGGCGATTATGTTCCCGCGCTCGATGTGGCGCGCGACCAGGTCGCCAACGGCGCGCAGATCATCGACATCAACATGGATGAGGGGCTGATCGATTCGAAGAAGGCGATGGTCGATTATCTCAATTTGATCGCCGCCGAGCCGGACATTGCCCGTGTTCCTGTTATGGTCGACAGTTCGAAATGGGAGATCATCGAGGCCGGGCTTAAATGCGTGCAGGGCAAGCCGCTGGTCAATTCCATTTCGATGAAGGAAGGCGAGGAAGCGTTCCTGCATCATGCCAGGCTGGTACGAGCCTATGGCGCTGCCGTGGTCGTGATGGCCTTCGACGAGGCCGGCCAGGCCGACACCAAAGCGCGCAAGGTCGAGATCTGCACCCGCGCCTACAAGCTGCTGACCGAAGAGGCCGGCTTTCCGCCCGAGGACATCGTCTTCGACCCCAATGTCTTCGCGGTCGCCACCGGCATCGAGGAGCACGACAATTACGGCGTCGACTTCATCGAGGCCACCGGCGAAATCACTTCGACGCTGCCGCATGTGCATATTTCCGGCGGCGTCTCGAACCTGTCCTTCTCGTTTCGCGGCAACGAGCCAGTGCGCGAGGCCATGCACGCGGTGTTCCTCTACCACGCCATCCAGCGCGGTATGGATATGGGCATCGTCAATGCCGGTCAGTTGGCCGTCTATGACACAATTGAGCCGGAGCTACGCGAGGCCTGCGAGGATGTCGTGCTCAACCGCGTGCCGAGCGCCGGCGGCACCGCCACCGAGCGCATGCTGGAGATCGCCGAACGCTTCAAGGGCGCGGCCGGCAAGGAAGCAAAGGAGCGCGATCTCGCCTGGCGCGAATGGACGGTCGAACAGCGGATATCGCATGCGCTGGTCAATGGCATCACCGAATTCATCGACGCCGACACCGAGGAAGCGCGGCTGATGGCCGAGCGCCCGCTGCATGTCATCGAAGGCCCGCTGATGGCCGGCATGAATGTCGTTGGCGACCTGTTCGGCGCCGGAAAAATGTTCTTGCCGCAAGTGGTGAAGTCGGCGCGGGTGATGAAGCAAGCGGTGGCGGGTTTGCTGCCGCATATGGAGGCCGAGAAGCTGGCCAACGCCGCCAACGGCATCGACAATGGCGAGCGCCAGACGGCCGGAAAAATCCTGATGGCGACGGTGAAGGGCGATGTCCACGACATCGGCAAGAACATCGTCGGCGTGGTTCTCGCCTGCAACAATTACGAGATCATCGATCTCGGTGTCATGGTGCCGCCGGCAAAAATCCTGCAGACGGCGCGCGAGCAACATGTCGACATCATTGGCCTCTCCGGCCTGATCACGCCGTCGCTGGACGAGATGGTGCACATGGCCGCCGAGATGGAGCGCGAAGGCTTCGACATTCCGCTGCTGATCGGCGGCGCGACGACCAGCCGTGTGCACACGGCGGTGAAGATCCACCCGCGCTACGCCAGGGGGCAGACCGTCTATGTCGCTGATGCCAGCCGGGCGGTCGGCGTGGTCTCGGCGCTGCTGTCCAACGACAGCAAGGCGGATTACGTCGAGACGGTGCGGACCGAGTACAAGAAGGTTGCCGACGCGCATGCCCGCTCCGAGGCCGACAAGCAGCGGCTGCCGCTGGCCAAGGCAAGGGCCAATGCGCACAAGGTCGACTGGTTAGCCTACGAGCCGCCGAAGCCGTCTTTCACGGGCGTAAAGGTGTTCGAGAACTGGGACCTGACTGAGCTCTCGCGCTACATCGACTGGACGCCGTTCTTCCAGACCTGGGAGCTGAAGGGCCGCTATCCCAAGATCCTCGAAGACGAGGTGCAGGGGCCGGCAGCGCGCCAGCTGTTCGAGGATGCGCAGGCGATGCTGAAGAAGATCATCGCCGAGAAATGGTTCGCGCCGCGCGGCGTCGTCGGCTTCTGGCCGGCCAATGCCGTCGGTGACGACATCAGGCTGTTCACGGACGAGGGGCGCTCGCAGGAATTGGCGACTTTCTTCACGCTGCGCCAGCAACTGACCAAGCGCGACGGCAAGGCCAACGTCGCGCTCTCGGATTTCGTGGCGCCGACCGAGAGTGGCAAGCCTGACTATATCGGCGGCTTCATCGTCACCGCCGGCATCGAGGAGGTGGCGATATCAGAGCGTTTTGAGCGGGCCAACGATGATTACTCCTCGATCATGGTCAAGGCGCTGGCCGACCGCTTCGCGGAAGCCTTCGCCGAACGCATGCACGAGAAGGTGCGCAAGGAATTCTGGGGCTATGCTGCCGACGAGAAGTTGGCGCCGGACGAACTGATCGGCGAACCCTATCGCGGCATCCGCCCGGCACCCGGCTATCCGGCGCAGCCAGACCATACCGAGAAGGCAACGCTGTTCAGGCTGCTCGACGGCGAGCGCAATGCCGGCGTCAGCCTGACCGAAAGCTACGCGATGTGGCCGGGCTCGTCCGTGTCCGGCATCTATTTGGCGCATCCCGAAAGCTACTATTTCGGTGTCGCCAAGGTCGAGCGCGACCAGGTCGAGGATTATGCGCGCCGCAAGGACATGCCGGTCACGGAAGTGGAGCGCTGGCTCGGGCCAATCCTCAACTATGTGCCCGCGCAGTATGCCGAGGCGGCGGAATGGCGGCGGGAGGCTCTGTCGTCTCATCCTGCCGCCATGGCGAGACGCGATGTGTCAATATCGGCATTT